GCGGACCTGGTTTGATAAGAGCTCCAGAGGCCAGCTAAAAttacaacagaagaaacaaatggaGGAGttggagaggaagaaggaggcaGCTAGGCAGCGGCGGCAGGAGATGAAGAGACAGCTTCTGGAGGAGCTGGCAAACACTCCTCCAAGGAAGAGTGCGAGGCTGTTGTCCCACGTGCACAGAGAGAACTTGATTCCAAGGAAATTCAGGGAGGTGGCGACCGCTTCCCCTACCTCAAGGcagatgcagagcagcagattCAATCAGTTTTATTCCATCCGGCGTAAGCCTCTGATGACTCCTGGGGTCACGGGTTTAAGGAACCTGGGAAACACATGTTACATGAATTCTATTCTGCAAGTGCTAAGTCACCTCCAGAAATTTCGAGAATGTTTTTTAACGCTTGATCTCTGTGAAACAGAAGAACTCTTAGCCAAAACTGTGAATGGGAAGTCTAGGATGCCTGGCAAATTGGCAAATGGATCCGCTGCTAATGAGTCAGGGAAGACTGACAAAGTGGGATCATATGGCACGCAGAGCTTGCCAGCTGGCTTAAATGGTGGCTCCTCGATAAGCAGGAGTTTAGAACTGATACAACCCAAGGAACCAAGTTCAAAGCACATCTCCCTCTGTCACGAATTGCACACCCTCTTCAGAGTGATGTGGTCTGGCAAGTGGGCGCTCGTGTCCCCCTTTGCCATGCTGCACTCTGTGTGGAGTCTGATCCCAGCGTTTCGGGGTTACGATCAGCAGGACGCTCAGGAATTTCTATGCGAGTTGTTGGACAAAgtacagcaggagctggagtcGGAAGGAACGAAGCGCAGGATCCTCATCCCTTTCTCTCAGAGGAAGCTCACCAAGCAGGTCCTGAAGGTGGTGAACACCATTTTTCACGGGCAGTTGCTAAGTCAGGTATGCACCTGGTTTCACACAGAAATCGGTGGGAGCTGTTAACAGCAAGAAGCGAAGGCTTTGTTTCTTGAGGAACCACCAGAGACTTAGGAGGAATTGCTTAGGAGTGTCTCCTGAGAATGAAAACTGATTGCTGCACAGGTTGTCAGTGTTTTCAATGCTTTTCATGTCTATTGTAAATTCAGTGGACGTTTGCCACTTGAGAATGACATCTGCACTAGCACAGAGGTTCTGAGCCCCtagttttaagtttttattgtgtttttaaagtgtctttGTAGTTCTTGTCCctttatggttttgtttctgtgactAGAAAGAATACGATGAAGGACAGAGAGGGCAGTCAGCCTGTGCTATAAAGAATAAGCTGTCTGTGACACTTCTTATTTGCAGGCCTTTGAAAGTCATCTTGAGATGCTGAGCATGCTTAACGTATGTTTCTGTAGGAGCTGAACGTGCCTGCCCTGTCACGCTGCTCGGTCTTTTATTCCTGTGCCGTTCCCTTGTCTGAAACGCGTTACTCCCCACAAGGCTGACCCTGAAAGCACAGCGTGTTTGAAAGTCCTCGACTGCCTTTGCTGTCCAGGAGAAATGAATGCACACACAACTTGACACTTCAGGGCTTCCACGATCAGCCCCCAAGGCATACGATGTGTGTGCATCCCCGTTAGTCTCTACGTGGTCTGTCTGAGTGCCAGCCTTACTGTGCCTACCGCCCCTAAGAACTTCCGTGCACATTAAATACTAAAAGGTGTATTTTTCGAGCTAAAGCTTTTGGCTTTCCAGGGAAGGAATGCTCGAAGTCATGGTTTGTTTGAATCGACTGCGTTGCATGAACTTGTTGCGTGCTGCTTAACAAAACGCTCTTTGTTCAGTTGTCTCTTGGCTCTGGAACGTGTTGCGTTATGGCTAAGGTCAGTGTGCTAGGCAGGCCTGTTACCAGCATGAAGATGTTCATAAATCAGTGTAAGTTATCTGTTGTTACGATATATTATAAATAACTTGTCAAGCTGTTTATTCTCCCTGTGTACCATGTGTACAGAGACTGCGTTGAATTTTAAACCTCCCCAAGCACAGAGGACTTCCCTCCCTATCCACTAACTACACTTAGTACATCGTGAAGTTACTGGTGCCGTCAGAGGACGGAGGTGGATGGCTGGAAAGCCAGTGCAAAGTTGGAAGCTGGTTTTCCGCTGGAGGGTTTTCACGAGAGTGCAAAGTCTGGAtctgctttctggttttgttaccTCTTCATCTTCTCGCTTGCTGCCTCTGAGACTAATTGAAAACTTTTCTGCTGTTCATATTTATAATACTCCAGAAAGACAGGAgaagtgcattttaaatttgtCCTCTCATGCTCCatttatgaataatttttatatagttAGCAGATGAAACAGAGGAATTATACACAGCACTTTAGAATGTGCAAGGAAAATAGAGAAACTAGGGAAGGAATATTGTGTGATAATTGCTAACACATACTGCTTGTAGTAGAAAGCAAAGTGCTTATTACCCAACCGTGAAGTAGTATTACACCTGTAATATCTTCTTCTGAGGAGGTGAATTTGATAGGGGTGAATATTGTCTCTGTTTCTGGAGAATTGAGAAAGCACTctaaattatttgcatttctaatcTGAAAACTAAATCTAAGAAGGTTTCTCTTGACCAACTGGCCATTTTTGTGTCCATGAAGCTGTGCTTCATCTTGGGCATGAGCTTGCAGTTTAGATGTGAATGTAAACGCCTGTCTACAGGTGTATGTGTACATAACTTCATTTGTGTATCAACATTTCGTTCCCAGGTCACCTGCATAACATGCAACTACAAATCCAACACCGTTGAGCCCTTTTGGGATCTTTCCCTGGAATTTCCTGAGCGCTATCACTCCATTGAGAAAGGGATCGTCCCTGTTAACCAGACGGAATGCATGCTGACAGAAATGTTGGCCAAGTTCACAGAGACTGAAGCTCTGGAAGGGAGGATATATGCATGCGACCAATGCAACAGTAAGTCTGCTGCTATCTCTGATGATTAGAAgccctgtgtttttttctgagaggtTCCTgatgtgtattttctgtctgaaaaccTGTTGTGACCGATACATACCCTTCCCTTGCattggaggggaaggggaaggaaactTAGAGTTTGAGGGAATTGGAtttggagagaagaggagaaaacgATAAGGAATAATAGTCCTTACCTGCTGCATGGCTGGAAAGCTTTTGTAACAAGTTGTTTGTATGCTGTCTGTTCTTGACTGAATCCTTTAACCAGAAATCACAACTGCAGAGTTCTCGTGGTCTGCCACCAGGTTAGAGTTTCTATCTCTTTGTAGGTATTTTGTCAAAATGCAGTGGAGTGACGTTATTCCGTGAGTCTCGGGTTAATATATTACCAGTTATATGAATGCATGTATTTTGCTGTGCTCAGCTAGAAGACGACTTCTGTAGCAGGTCTGAGTGTAAGGTCattatatttctgaatataattTTAGCCTCGTGTATAATCCTGCAGCTCAGCTACTCTGATAAGctgtatttgaatttttttcatgtaggtATTTATGGCAAATGTTTATTCCCTTGGGAGGAAAATGGCAATAATTTGACTTGCATTGCAACTAGGCAGCTGAAATAGCAAGTATTTGTAGAGATCTCTACACTATCAACTTGTGAATCAGTTACCAAACATCTTCCCAAAATGTTAGGAAATAACCATTGACTTAGATGTCCTTGAAACAAAGCCAAATACAATTTGGACAGATTCTGATTCACAAATAATGTTCACAAAGTGTCAATGTGGGCGAACACAGCTTTTATCTTAACTCAgtcttctgtgatttttttggtgGGAGCCCAAATTTTAACAGTTACTTCAGAGTTAAACAGCTAAAGAAACATTaaccagctgaaaaaaaatcagggaaaggCAAATAAATAGCCTGCATCTAGGTGCCAAAAACTATTGGGGGCACCGCTCGTCAGACGCGATAGAGGAGGAGCAACCCATCTGTTCTGAGCTGGTGCAGCGAGGTGCAGAAATCTAATTAACAGGTACATTTCTTATTGGAAGCTCTGAAAGCCACCTGTCTTCCTGGTATGGTAGTATGTTCGGTGTCCTGGAAAGAGTAATCACTGGGAAGAGGAAggtttttccctcctcttccccagttTCTGTTCAGCAGTTCCTTTTGCTTTGTGAGCGGCCAGAACTCCTCCTGGAGGTGGAACCTTGCTGGAAGCATTTTCCTCTAAGTTGTATTAATATCCTGGAGCTAAGTTTGCTAGTGTAAGCTTTGTTGTAGTGGTCTAATAAATGGGTCAcagtggtattttaaaaaatacattgtctAATAGTGTTGTTTGTATGCTGATAGCTCACCTGCTGAAACTGCTGCAACCCTAGATgtctaaaaatactttgtttttaagcatgGTTTTAGATCCTAGAAAGCTGCTTGTCTGTGAAGGAACGCATAAGAAATGTTTACTCGTGTTTCCATCCTATGGGTGCATGTGAGATGGACTagtgctgctggaagaaaaagttCATAACGGgctctctttccttctcaaTATAATTACATCTTTCcttgatatgttttttttttttttttggtaggcaAACGGCGAAAGTCTTCTCCTAAACCTCTTGTTCTGAGTGAAGCTAAAAAGCAGTTAATGATCTACAGGCTACCTCAGGTCCTCCGACTGCACCTTAAACGATTCAGGTGAGCGGGGCACGCTGCGTGGTGTCAGGCAGGTGCCTTCTGTCTTTTGGGAGAGAAGTACTAAGTGGGGTCCAGCAACTTCTCTCACTTCCTGGGAAATGCACGTCTATAAATGTTTTACCCGGAGAAGATGTGTAATGCTTGCTACTAACTAAAacctggagggaaaaaaaaaaaaaggcctgctTGTAGCATGTTTTTTGTTACATGCAATGTAATGTGTTGTGAATTGTACTTAATGGTATTTGTCTGATCTTGGAGACAACTTGAAGCAGTGACTGTGAGATGGATGAACTCATCTGTTGAGTGAAAGACTTGCTGAAGCTGGATCCCCTGTGATAGTTAAATATATGTATCATGTTAAATAAAGCATAGCAGGCAAAGTTCAAAACACAAGGTTTCTAAAATGGTTAGTGTAGACAATTATGAGAAGCGaggtttttatatttctataacTGAgcattttaaatggcatttgGTTGTCGCAGTagatgttctgttttctttgtttggcTGTTACAAGTCCCAACAATGCTGTAACTGCAGCCAATGGGCATCAGTGACTGAGTCAGTTTTATGCAAAAGATGACTGCAGTAGATGttaaagtgaaaacagaaggaaaaaaaattgtgatgCCCTCTTGAAGGAAAGCTCTTTAAGCTGTTCAGCAGTGGCTATCGAGTGCATCTTCCATTCCTAcagccctctgctgctgcccagaaagGTCCTGAGCCTTTGATTGTGCCCTTGTGTTTGCAGGTGGTCTGAACGCAATCACCGTGAGAAGATTGGGGTCCATGTCCTCTTTGACCAGGTACTAAACATGGAACCTTACTGCTGCAGGgactctctctcctctcttgaCAAAGAGACCTTTGTCTATGACCTCTCCGCTGTGGTGATGCATCATGGTAAAGGGTTTGGCTCAGGACACTACACAGCATATTGCTACAACACGGAGGGAGGTGCGTGTGCCTTATTTCGGGGGAAACAAATTCAAGAATCTTGTTTTTTATTCCATAGACATAGTGCGTAGTAAAGCTTCATGATTAAGGTTGTTTGGAATCGAGTTTCCTGCTGTTCAGTAGTTTGTTTCCCAGAATGTATTGCTAggagcatgttttattttttttgtgtaaagaCCACAGAttgctgctctttgctttgcGGCACTTCGGGATGCCTTTTATTGCTCACTGTTAACAGCAtgaatgcttcattttctcacGGGATGTAACTCTgtggagctgctccagctgggtgTCTTTTCTCGGTATCCTTGGGATGGTGAGATAAacagaaagtgttttgaaaCTGGACAGGGACTATTCATGAATAACATCCGCAGGgtttttctgaatttccagcAGTCgtctttctgcagctgaatCAGCATTGATTCTGCCTTTTAACTGATGCAGAAAGAGGTACAGATTGTCTGTCTCCGGGGAATTCTTATTTTCCTAATTGAGTTTTTGGGCTATAATATGCAATTGG
The Cygnus atratus isolate AKBS03 ecotype Queensland, Australia chromosome 24, CAtr_DNAZoo_HiC_assembly, whole genome shotgun sequence DNA segment above includes these coding regions:
- the USP49 gene encoding ubiquitin carboxyl-terminal hydrolase 49 isoform X2, coding for MDRCKHVGRLRLAQDHSILNPQKWHCMDCQTTESIWACLKCSHVACGRYIEEHALKHFEETRHPLAMEVNDLYVFCYLCEDYVLNDNPEGDLKLLRSSLSAIKSQKHDPSTRSGRTLRSMALGEDMCNHQRTLQGQSQMLTALWHRRQSLLTKALRTWFDKSSRGQLKLQQKKQMEELERKKEAARQRRQEMKRQLLEELANTPPRKSARLLSHVHRENLIPRKFREVATASPTSRQMQSSRFNQFYSIRRKPLMTPGVTGLRNLGNTCYMNSILQVLSHLQKFRECFLTLDLCETEELLAKTVNGKSRMPGKLANGSAANESGKTDKVGSYGTQSLPAGLNGGSSISRSLELIQPKEPSSKHISLCHELHTLFRVMWSGKWALVSPFAMLHSVWSLIPAFRGYDQQDAQEFLCELLDKVQQELESEGTKRRILIPFSQRKLTKQVLKVVNTIFHGQLLSQVTCITCNYKSNTVEPFWDLSLEFPERYHSIEKGIVPVNQTECMLTEMLAKFTETEALEGRIYACDQCNSKRRKSSPKPLVLSEAKKQLMIYRLPQVLRLHLKRFRWSERNHREKIGVHVLFDQVFGSTAMTPN
- the USP49 gene encoding ubiquitin carboxyl-terminal hydrolase 49 isoform X1, which codes for MDRCKHVGRLRLAQDHSILNPQKWHCMDCQTTESIWACLKCSHVACGRYIEEHALKHFEETRHPLAMEVNDLYVFCYLCEDYVLNDNPEGDLKLLRSSLSAIKSQKHDPSTRSGRTLRSMALGEDMCNHQRTLQGQSQMLTALWHRRQSLLTKALRTWFDKSSRGQLKLQQKKQMEELERKKEAARQRRQEMKRQLLEELANTPPRKSARLLSHVHRENLIPRKFREVATASPTSRQMQSSRFNQFYSIRRKPLMTPGVTGLRNLGNTCYMNSILQVLSHLQKFRECFLTLDLCETEELLAKTVNGKSRMPGKLANGSAANESGKTDKVGSYGTQSLPAGLNGGSSISRSLELIQPKEPSSKHISLCHELHTLFRVMWSGKWALVSPFAMLHSVWSLIPAFRGYDQQDAQEFLCELLDKVQQELESEGTKRRILIPFSQRKLTKQVLKVVNTIFHGQLLSQVTCITCNYKSNTVEPFWDLSLEFPERYHSIEKGIVPVNQTECMLTEMLAKFTETEALEGRIYACDQCNSKRRKSSPKPLVLSEAKKQLMIYRLPQVLRLHLKRFRWSERNHREKIGVHVLFDQVLNMEPYCCRDSLSSLDKETFVYDLSAVVMHHGKGFGSGHYTAYCYNTEGGFWVHCNDSKLNVCSVEEVCKTQAYILFYTQRTVQDKARISEEQLQAQVLSKNSDKDRRLTFP